ATGACACAAGAGAAATGGGGACTACTGCGTAACAAATTGCTGAAGGCCGTCGGTCGGAATAACTACACCACCTGGATTGAGCCTTTGGAATTTAAAGAGCTGCAAAACGGTGTGGCGGTTTTTTCCGTGCCGACCAATTTTATGGGCAACTACGTCAGCCAGAACTTTGCAGACCTCATATTGTATGAATTGAACACGGCAGGGGAAACTGTGCAGCGGCTGGATTTTCGGGTTCCCGCGAACTCGCCCGCGCGTCCGAAACCTGCTGTACAAGCTGCTCCTGAGGTGCGTGCAGATCCTGTTGCCGCGCCTGTGACAGAGGTTGCGCAGGATGCGCTCGAGTCTTTGCAGGCTGCGCCGTTGGACACCCGTTTTACGTTTGACAGTTTTGTTGTCGGCAAACCCAACGAACTGGCACATGCCGCTGCGCGCCGTGTGTCCGAAGGTGGTCCGGTCACATTCAACCCGCTGGTGCTGTATGGCGGTGTGGGCTTGGGCAAAACCCACCTGATGCACGCCATCGCGTGGGAATTGAAAACCAAGCATCCTGAGCTGAACGTGCTCTACCTGTCCGCCGAACAATTCATGTACCGTTTTGTTCAGGCCCTACGCGAACGCCGGATGATGGATTTCAAACACCTGTTCCGGTCGGTTGACGTGCTGATGGTGGATGACGTGCAATTCATCGCAGGCAAGGATTCAACCCAGGAGGAATTCTTCCACACCTTCAATGCGCTGGTGGATCAGAACAAGCAGATCATCATTTCCGCCGACCGCGCCCCGGGTGAGATCAAGGATCTGGAAGACCGTGTGAAATCGCGTCTTCAATGCGGTCTGGTCGTCGACCTGCATCCGACCGATTACGAGCTGCGCCTGGGCATTCTGCAGAACAAGGTGCAGCAGTACAGCAGCACCTATCCTGATCTGGAGATTGCTGACGGTGTACTTGAGTTTCTGGCCCACCGCATCTCGACCAATGTCCGCGTTCTGGAAGGCGCTTTGACCCGTCTGTTCGCCTTCGCATCGCTGGTGGGCCGCGAAATCGATATGGAGCTGACACAGGATTGTCTGGCTGATGTGCTGCGCGCGTCGGAACGCAAAATAAGCGTTGAAGAGATTCAGCGGAAAGTGTCCGAGTACTATAATATCCGTCTGTCTGACATCATCGGCCCCAAACGTCTGCGGTCATACGCGCGTCCGCGTCAGGTTGCGATGTATCTGTGCAAGCAGCTCACCAGCCGTTCGCTGCCCGAAATTGGCCGCCGTTTTGGCGGGCGCGACCACACAACTGTCATGCATGGCGTGAAGCGTATCGAAGAGCTGAAGCTGACCGACGGTCAGATCGCTGAAGATGTGGAAATGCTGCGGCGATCGCTGGAAGCCTGATCTGAGCATTTCATGAAGCAAACGCCCCGGAACTTTGCGTCCGGGGTGTTTTCTTGTGCGCATTAATCCACGGTTGGACCAGAACTGAGGCTTGTTGGGCACGATGCCCTTGACGCTAAGGGCTTTCCAACCCAGAAATCCGTAAAAAATCCTTGTGCCTCAGGGTGGAACCGCTAACGTGCCAGTCCCGCCCATGTCGGTACGCAAGTCAGAGGAACTGAGGGTATGAAGATCAGCATTGAACGCGGCACCCTTCTCAAGGCCGTTTCGCAGGCCCAATCCGTTGTGGAACGGCGCAACACCATACCCATACTTGCGAATGTTTTGATTGAGGCCGAGGGCGATGTGGCCCAATTCCGCGCCACTGATCTGGACATCGAAGTGGTCGACAAAGCGCCTGCGCAGGTCGAGAAAGCCGGGGCGACCACGGTTGCAGCGACCACTTTGCATGAAATCGTACGCAAGCTGCCGGATGGGGCGCTGGTAACGCTGACCGCAGACAGTGCCGCAGGCCGGTTGACCGTCGAGGCGGGCCGGTCAAATTTCTCGTTGGCAACGCTGCCAAAAGAGGATTTTCCGGTTATGGCGTCCTCGGAATATCAGTCGAATTTCACCGCGTCTGCCGCGCTGCTGCGCCGGCTGTTCGACAAATCGAAATTCGCCATCTCGACGGAAGAGACGCGGTACTATCTGAACGGTGTCTATATGCATGTCGCTGACAGCTCGGATGGCGGTAAAGTGCTGCGTTGCGTTGCCACCGATGGCCACCGTCTGGCGCGTATTGATGCGGACCTGCCTGAAGGGGCCGCAGATATGCCTGGTGTGATCGTGCCACGCAAAACAGTAGGCGAGCTGCGCAAGCTGCTGGACGACGATGAAATGGATATCGCCGTTTCGGTCAGCGAAACCAAGGTACGTTTTGCCACGCCGGATATCACCCTGACCTCGAAGGTCATCGACGGCACCTTCCCCGATTACACACGCGTCATCCCGCAAGGGAACACCCGCAAGCTTGAGGTCGATGCTGCCGAGTTTGCGCAGGCCGTAGACCGGGTCGCGACAGTGTCGTCCGAACGGTCGCGTGCGGTAAAGCTGCAATTGGATGGCGACAAGTTGGTCCTTTCGGTCAATGCTCCGGATAGTGGTGCGGCTGAAGAAGAACTGGCCGTCGCCTATGGGGATGAACGGTTGGAGATCGGGTTCAACGCCAAGTATCTGCTGGAGATTGCGTCTCAGGTCGATCGTGAGAATGCTGTGTTCCTGTTCAACTCGGCAGGTGATCCGACCCTGATGCGTGAAGGCAATGATCAAAGCGCGGTTTATGTTGTGATGCCGATGCGCGTCTGATCGCGCTGACGCGCGACGCCTCCGGCGGGAGTATTTTTGAAAAGATGAAGGGAGGGGTCATGGGATTGGCCCTGACCGAGCTTACGGTCTCGCATTTTCGGTCTCATAAGCTGGCGCGCCTGTCGCTGGACGGGAGGCCGGTTGCGATTCACGGGCCCAACGGGGCGGGCAAGACCAACATTCTGGAAGCAGTTTCTTTGTTTTCGCCCGGTCGTGGGATGCGGCGGGCAAGCGCGGCCGAAATGACACGTCGGCCCGAGGCGTTGGGGTGGAAGCTGTCGGGGATATTGGATGCGCAGGGCCAGCGTTACGAGGTGGAAACCTGGTCCGAGGGTGGCGCGGCGCGGCAGGTTCGGATTGACGAAAAGACCTCGAGCCAGATCGAGCTGGGGAAACTGGCGCGGGTTGTTTGGCTGATCCCTTCGATGGACCGGCTTTGGATTGAAGGAGCCGAAGGGCGACGGCGATTTCTGGACCGTATCGCGCTGAGTTTTGACCCAGCCCATGCCGAAGCGTCTTTGACTTATGAAAAAGCTATGCGCGAGCGGAACCGTTTGCTGAAAGAGCAGGCGCGGGATGCCCATTGGTATGCGGCCCTGGAGGGTCAGATGGCGGAGTCCGGGCATCGCATACATGCCGCTCGCGTTGCGGCGCTGGATTATTTGCGCGCCGCGCAGGATCGGGCGGAGACGGCTTTTCCGTCAGCTGAGTTGGAATTGGTCCAGACAGAAGGTGCGATGCCTCAGACAGCAGAGGATCTGCGTGACGCCTTGAACGAGAGTCGCTTCCGGGATCTGGCGGCGGGCCGGACTTTGGTAGGGCCGCATCGGTCAGACCTGTATGGGGTGTTCGCTGCAAAGGGCGTTCCGGCCAAGGATTGTTCGACCGGCGAGCAGAAGGCGTTGCTTGTGTCTTTGATTTTGTCGAACGCGCGGGCGCTGGCAGAGATGGTTGGGGCACCTCCGATTGTTCTGTTGGACGAAGTGGCCGCCCATCTGGACGCAGATCGGCGCGCGGCGCTTTATGACGAAATTTGCGCTCTGGGGGCTCAGGCCTGGATGACGGGCACCGGGCCTGAGTTGTTTGCTGAATTGGGGGACCGGGCCCAGACGGTGGTTGTCACCGAAAGCGATGAGGGCTCGGTCGTGACCGCTTAGGCTAGTTCGCTGACTTTACGTTCCCACAGGAAGCCGCGCATAACCTCGTCGACCGGTGTCTTGGCCATGTGGTTGACGTAGTTCGACATTGTTTTCTGAGCCAAGCCCAGCACCACATCCAGAACCGCGCGGTGCGAATATCCCGCGTCGAAAAACGCCTGCAACTGCTCCTCGGTCGGGTTGCCGCGTGTTTCCATCACTTGCAGAGTGAAGGTGCGCAGTGCCTCGAGCTTGGCCGAAGGCAGCG
The genomic region above belongs to Ruegeria sp. HKCCD4315 and contains:
- the dnaA gene encoding chromosomal replication initiator protein DnaA, whose amino-acid sequence is MTQEKWGLLRNKLLKAVGRNNYTTWIEPLEFKELQNGVAVFSVPTNFMGNYVSQNFADLILYELNTAGETVQRLDFRVPANSPARPKPAVQAAPEVRADPVAAPVTEVAQDALESLQAAPLDTRFTFDSFVVGKPNELAHAAARRVSEGGPVTFNPLVLYGGVGLGKTHLMHAIAWELKTKHPELNVLYLSAEQFMYRFVQALRERRMMDFKHLFRSVDVLMVDDVQFIAGKDSTQEEFFHTFNALVDQNKQIIISADRAPGEIKDLEDRVKSRLQCGLVVDLHPTDYELRLGILQNKVQQYSSTYPDLEIADGVLEFLAHRISTNVRVLEGALTRLFAFASLVGREIDMELTQDCLADVLRASERKISVEEIQRKVSEYYNIRLSDIIGPKRLRSYARPRQVAMYLCKQLTSRSLPEIGRRFGGRDHTTVMHGVKRIEELKLTDGQIAEDVEMLRRSLEA
- the dnaN gene encoding DNA polymerase III subunit beta, producing MKISIERGTLLKAVSQAQSVVERRNTIPILANVLIEAEGDVAQFRATDLDIEVVDKAPAQVEKAGATTVAATTLHEIVRKLPDGALVTLTADSAAGRLTVEAGRSNFSLATLPKEDFPVMASSEYQSNFTASAALLRRLFDKSKFAISTEETRYYLNGVYMHVADSSDGGKVLRCVATDGHRLARIDADLPEGAADMPGVIVPRKTVGELRKLLDDDEMDIAVSVSETKVRFATPDITLTSKVIDGTFPDYTRVIPQGNTRKLEVDAAEFAQAVDRVATVSSERSRAVKLQLDGDKLVLSVNAPDSGAAEEELAVAYGDERLEIGFNAKYLLEIASQVDRENAVFLFNSAGDPTLMREGNDQSAVYVVMPMRV
- the recF gene encoding DNA replication/repair protein RecF, whose translation is MGLALTELTVSHFRSHKLARLSLDGRPVAIHGPNGAGKTNILEAVSLFSPGRGMRRASAAEMTRRPEALGWKLSGILDAQGQRYEVETWSEGGAARQVRIDEKTSSQIELGKLARVVWLIPSMDRLWIEGAEGRRRFLDRIALSFDPAHAEASLTYEKAMRERNRLLKEQARDAHWYAALEGQMAESGHRIHAARVAALDYLRAAQDRAETAFPSAELELVQTEGAMPQTAEDLRDALNESRFRDLAAGRTLVGPHRSDLYGVFAAKGVPAKDCSTGEQKALLVSLILSNARALAEMVGAPPIVLLDEVAAHLDADRRAALYDEICALGAQAWMTGTGPELFAELGDRAQTVVVTESDEGSVVTA